tatactaactactgaagctttaatataGTAACTTGCTCATTTCACAAAGACGAAGTTTAAGTTGatctttttctttactttggTTGCAGCTGCATATCCTGTTTTGGTTGTTTCGTGTAGTttatcacacacacgcacgcacacacatagtCTGCACGTTGACATCCATGCATCCATCGACAGAGCTACTAACTGGACATCTAACCGTGAGTAACCAGAAGGAGGTTTATCTGAATGGATGCAGTGAACACTGAACTGATGGTGTGAATGCtttctttctgactgacttgGTTTTGTAAAGGTTAAGTGTCATCATGATGTAGTTAAACTGGATTTAAAATGATGGAAACTGGATTTGAAATTAAACTCAGCACACAAGTTATACAAACGTCCACTTAGACTCAAGTATGAACTGATTAgagtttggtggtcaaaggtcaaaagtcattgtgacctcacaaaacacatttttggtcataaatcaagaattcatctgctaattatgacaatttcacacaggtgtttattttaatgaaatgatgaagtgatgacattttggacagacatggatgtaaactgcaactcgACTGGTTGGAGGAGGCAGACaacaagtttatttatttcatctaTGTTTAAGAATTGTGAGTTaactcattttaaaataagttagCTAACTTTGCAATATTAACAAAGAAACGTAGCTAAAGTTAGTGTTAACggtcactttcttttttttaaagcttaatATACATAATGTAAACATGAAACTGAGATCTCTCCATTCCTACACCACCATGTTCTTGTTTGGTTGGCTTCGGCTGTGTTACTAGATTTGGTTTTTACACCCTTCATTCACCAAACGACCACTCATCCACCTGCTGACAAACTGATAACACTGATTCACACACCTCATCGCCTCACTATGGTTGTTttggttattctatgtttaagAATAAACTTGTTCACCTTTCAGTTTAAATGTGTGTCTGCCGTCTCTTGTCATGGCTCATGAGCCGGGTCATGACACTCATAAACACATCaagttaaacacaaacacaaacacacacacacacacacacacacacacacactctatttACCGTGTCACAGCCATTTCAATGAGCCAGCATGCTACAGCAGGGCTTCAAtagatcagggccataattaatgttattaattacacctgtgattactctgcaatgacatgtcaaaatggcagCTGTGAAAAGGCATATTACACCAGTTTTAGCTTCCCTTCATTGGTTTTGACTTTGAACTGTAAATGGACGCGCCCCTTCCTTCCTGCCTGATCTCCTTAAACCTTAAACCTCCAATCAggactctctgctctcagaataCAGGACTCCTGTCTGTCCCCAGAGTTACAAGCCCATTTCTTAACAGGAAGCCCCCAATGAGActtgttttacaaaataaaagccccccaactctcattgtatgttaacaggaaactagtAATTCacctagtttttcaaaataaaatccccagAAGGTAACTTTCTCAACAGGGAACTCAGAACTATTTATAATGCTTCAGCTGCTTTTCATGCATTTACAACTTGTATCTACTGATTCATATTCTTCTGATTCTGTATCCTTCTTCatacagattaaaggtaatctTTTATACTCTATTGGTATTATTCTACTTTTCAATGGTATTCATGCCAATTAAATCCATTCCCACTTTTCCATCTATTCCTACTACTTCACCTTCTTCTCACAGCATTAAAGCCGGCATTACATGTCAATATTGAGTCACactcatagcgccccctactggcaacaggaaatgacatgttttatatttgaaTGTACTCCTCCGAGCAGGTTGACCAGATGCACCTCAAATGTGGTCAGAAAAGCCTCAAGACCTTGATGATGCATTATGTGAAGATTGTGAGTACTTCAATTTTgtgctattttatacttctacttcactacatttcagatgggaatattgtatattcaagtaaagttcaagtacagtgcttgagtaaacatacttagttactttccaccactgtgtcTAAACTACTCTgataatttaatataaataacTATCAGAGGCCTAAAAAGATAAGAATGCAAAGATTAGAGCAAAGTCCCAAAAGATGCATACAAATATGTGTCAATTTGTTTAAGTCAAAGTTAAgacttttaaagggacagttcacccgaAAATCAAAAATAGAGATTTCTTCCTCTTCCCTGTGgtgctatttatcaatctagattgttttggtgtgagtagcagagtgttggagatatcagccgtagagatgtctgccttctctccaaTATATATATGGAACTAAATGGTACTCGGCTTGCGGCGCTCAAAGCAACAAAGATTAGACATGTAGCCATTATGTAGTGTTTTACATTAATATATGGATAACGTgcagaaaatatcaaataaaaacacttttttttttattaaatcaaaattGTATAACTCAAGTGCAAATggatgacatactgtacttaaTATACATATTTGTACAGTCATCTGACATAAATAGAAGTTATTTAGATTGCAAAACTTGTGACTGttacaataaaatgtaatattatacACGTACAGGCCAGTCGGCACTGCATACATACAATATCATTCATTCACAAGATAGTGTTCAAAGTGAGCACCGTTAACACTGGCATATCAAGGGCACGTTCAATTTTTGTTAGTAGGAAATCCGAAGCACGTCGGATGTTTCTGAGAGGAAACTTCTTCATCCAAGTTTACAATGTATTTCTGACTTGAGACCACTACTAGTGATGGTGGCGGATGATACAACTCTGATGCTTGTTTTAAAGTGTGCTTTTATAACTGTTAGGTCTCTGACCAGCTGAGAAAATTCATAACCTTTGACCTTCCAGAGCTATTAACACTGGTGCCTCTTGGGTGACTTAACGCACAGCTCATCTGTGTTTGACTTCAAAATCTCAACGCATGTAAATTTTAATTTTGACAgtattgggggaaaaaaagcatgtttAACCATAACATAAATGTAACAAAGTTTGATATAAAGCAAAGGAAATGTCTTTGACCTGATGTGTCTGTAGGAAATATGCAACTCTGCTTCCAGTTGTTCCTGTTTGGACACATTTGACCTACTTTCACTTTATTATAACAATACTCTCTGGCATGTTCAGGTTACAGAGTCAGTAAGACATCAAGAGCAACGATTGTCTTTTTGGACATCAATGTAAGTGTGTGATTGTATGTCGGTAATAGTGTGCGTATACATGGTGTTTCTGCAGGGTGGCAGACGGGTCCTGGTCCAGATGAGAGAGGAAAGCAGGACTCCACATTCTCCTTGTGACTGCATCTGTTTACAAAATGcctcaaactgctgctgctccaactCTGTCATCACCTTGTTCAGCGCGTAAATCTGTAAATAAAGAAGGGAAGAAAGTCAGCTGATTGTACAGGAGTGAGAAGTAACGTGACATATattcatacttgccaaccctcttGATTTTCatgggagactcccgtttttcttTGCCCTCTCCCCGTTTCCTCCCGGGGTTACAATTCTCCCGATTCATGGCAAAttctcacacctttttttttttccttttcgttatctcaacatgTTTCTGGCGCTGTACAGCGTCTATAAGCTCTACTATTTACACCCGGACGGCAATAGAGATACACTAAATGTCTTTTCCCGgtggaggagagctgctcgcAACGCCGGGGCACGCTCGTCACACATCACAGCAAAGCCAGCGTGGCGTGGCACAAGCGGGCGCAATTCATTGCGGGTTTCAGAGctcagtggtgccgttgtcgtgttgtgtctgaaaggaccttcagtgagtgagagatggagagggagacggagagtacaaaagtaggcctatttaacaaaaaatgctgttgtagtgtacttattattttgttattttcattccttaaaagtcaccagaatgcaggaaacaaagtctctaaaactattttatttatttttattaacctttatttaaccaggttagtcccattgagattcagaacctcttttccaagggagacctggccaagacggtcagcagcaagaacacaaatttgcagacacagacacaaatagagataaaatacaattcacaaacactaaagcACTCAAATTTGCAGTAAACCATTtgtatttctcccaatttatgtcaaattaacttttttttaacttgtttctggcactgtacagcatgtataaTCCTAAAAAAGGgacagcaggggcaaaaaattcattataactgatgaatattagtttatgctagATGTTCACAAGTAAAGTTTatgccagaggggcgaattattcagttttctttcctgagatttaaagttaaaattacaagtttaacataaaaatgctgttgcagtgtgcttattattttgttattttcattgttttaaagtcaccagaattcacgaaacaaagtctctgaaactcaaatttggTTTTGAAATTCTCCCTACTTTTGAgatctcaaggttggcaagtatgcataTGTAACACATTTGACACACCACTAGAATAAAATGAGTGTCAGGTTTTTAAGAGTGGAGATGTTGTTCAcctcagctctctgtctctgtttgagCTCTTGCTGTGCAGACTTCTGCTTGGCTCTGTCTCCTCTGGTCGGGGTCGAGTTCAGCTTGGGTTTGTCTTTACGACAGGCAGGCTCCATGACGGCAGTCCTCCAGTCTACCTGCGACCTTTAAGGTGAGAAGACACTTTGGTTTAACACCTTTCACTTCCTGTAAAGTTAAAGAGTCTTGTTGTctgtaaaaatacaaagaatACAAAACTTTGAAGTATTTTTTAAAGGTAAAACCGAAATACATGTCATCAACCAAGCTCTTAAATTAGATGAACATAACTTGCATATCACTAGCAAACAAACAACACCTGAGTTACAACACCTGAACCATTTCTGAATATAGATTTAGCTTAAAGAAGTGCTGCTGAGTGTTAGTGGTTAAGAGAGGTCTGAAATCTTGCAACCAAAAAGGTTTTTTTCTcgttttttctctatttttatatatctataatcaagaatatttctgattctgatatttatttccttgcaggagagagggaagttggtCCCAAAGTGGCTGCTGTATTTCTCCCCTCCACCTTACAGAaggagcttcattgagctgtgagtgagACTACAGACAGAGTTCACTCCACCACAGAGTGGGGCGGGAGGGGCGGGTTGGAACTGAGACAAACTCAGCTGACTTCCAGtaaatggagagaggaggagccaCCCTGACGGTGTTATGTAAGAACATGAGAACAGAGGGAGGAAACcatgaaagtgaaagtaaagttaAGTGCGCAGTTTATTAAACCCAGACTCCATTTTGAGAAAACGAAGCAGAGAGGTGAAGACTGTagactgaagcagggtgagtgttaatccaacatttaaTTACTTTACTGTCAAAGTGTCTGAGTCAGTTTctcctccctgtggactgtagaggagagaaatgttagaatgatctcaacagtttgattcttctgtgaacacaaagttatgactggctgaataatcctcattaaagctgctgtaacccaagaaaacaagaaaacaagaaaacaagcagagattaaaagagaactgaccagaggtctgtactatGAAGCCAGTTCAACACACCCAGAGTATCTTCTctttatctggcttcactaactctAACAAATGATGCTAAACAGTTCTAccacgctggttatcaactctgtaaatcaacccagagtttctcagtctggctgtgagggCGTTCACATGAACAGGGAGGTGTTATCAGCatcagaccaatcacagacatggacacgtctactgaccaatcacataCATGGAAACGTCCgcagactgcagacagacaggcagagaggcacatttaacaaaggaagaaactatattagacaaataggaagaagttaaacacttaatccagactaacagtaactcagctgaagctgccaaatacaggaagaacagctggtgaaagaaaaacctcttgatgtgtgaatgagtaaattaacagacttattaatttaacggaacactcaaaagtcagatatagtcatcTAGATATAAATAGTTCAAGAAATGTAAGGGATGGATGGGTTACACCTCATTATGCTCATTAATAAATATGAGGCATGTAtaactattt
This portion of the Sebastes fasciatus isolate fSebFas1 chromosome 1, fSebFas1.pri, whole genome shotgun sequence genome encodes:
- the LOC141768913 gene encoding small vasohibin-binding protein-like; translated protein: MEPACRKDKPKLNSTPTRGDRAKQKSAQQELKQRQRAEIYALNKVMTELEQQQFEAFCKQMQSQGECGVLLSSLIWTRTRLPPCRNTMYTHTITDIQSHTYIDVQKDNRCS